The DNA region TTTATTAAACTCTGCTGTACTCTGTTCCTCCTCCAGGCCTTTCTCCTGGCCCTCCTCCATCGTCCATGCTCAGctaccaacagcagcagcacttgcTGCGCAGAGGGACTGCTCCCATGGCCCAGGTTAGTTGTTTCAACTGACTATCTCTGTGCACCGTTCTGTATACCAGTATTTTAAAGGTGTGCAAAGCAGTCACCTTATATTTATTCTATGTCAGATTATGCAAAGAGACAAGTGGGATAAGAGGCTTGCTAaacttttatgtgtttttatttctggtgggaTAAGAAACCAGCTCACTGcagtaacatttatttaacctttgttTATGTAAAATCTTTTTGTTTCAGGACCCCTAACTTTAATTTCTCTCAATATCTCTAGATGAACTCTCACAGTATCTGGGAGAACAGTATGGGTTTTGGTCCAGTCAGCGTCACCCCCGGACTGGTCACACACATGGAGGTGAGGGACACTCACTCTTCACTCTCTTTATTTAACCTTTTCAAATATTATTCAAACTTTTCTCTTGCACCGCCTGAAATATGGTGTCAATTACAAAATGGCTTAACCAAAGTTTTGATTTTAAGCAAGTCATTTGTATTCTTCTAATATCATATTtactctcttcttcctcttcaggATAGTCCACTAATGTCTATAATCAAGGAGGTGGGCCTCCCTAAACGACCTCCTCAGGGCAGGAATGATGAAGGACGAGATTTGTCAGAGAGGGTCCCACCTCCGCGCTCTTCTTCCCCCGTGATTGGCTCCCCTCCGGTGAGGGCAGTGCCCATCGGGACCCCGCCTAAACAGCCAATGAGCCACGCCCTGAATCATCAGGTGAGTAACAACACCTGCTCCTCTTGTTGTACAGTGTTTTTCTGGGTGGTTAataacaggttttttttgtggtgtgacaaactcatcacacatttatttttgctttacctgGACTTCAAAGACATGGAGTCATATGCTGTGTACTTGGTGTTGTCATTTAATCTCATCATAGTGTGTCTAGCAGTCTCATTAATGGTAGTAGTTTCCATTCCACATCATGTTGTGATTAAGTAACATGTAGTTGGCTTTGTCTCTGTTAACCTTGtcctgtatgtgtatgtgtgtgtgtagatccACCATCCCACGGCGGTTCATGTGAGAGCCCCGGTCCAGCACAGATACCCTCCTCCTTTCCCTGAGCGTGTGTCACCCAACACCCTCCTCAATATAGCTGTGagttcctcctctcctccatcctcccCTCGGTTTTCAGCTCTGTATGTACATTTAATCAAAGAACACCATTTTAGGTTTAATGgcacaaacaaaaccaacaacTTAGCTGGATTTGCAGGTCAAAGACCTTCAGTAAATGTCACGTCTTTAATGTAACATTTCCAAAATGGTAAACTGAGCTTATTAGATCACAGTGAAAGCTTAACATGGGGTTGGTGTGGTGTTAGGATATgaatttttatcattttatattaGTTACTTTGCAGGAGAGTTATTTGCAGAACCATGTCTTGGCTGAGACCAACATCCTGGAGTCTTCACTGGTTGCCTGAAAAGTGGTCCCCCCAAAAATTACTTCGATATATAGCCTAGTAcctgtaaaacaacaaattgtcatttttaaacGAATTAGttataatgtgttaattagtgagctttagaggtgttaGTAGggggatttttctttttaccgtcagacagagacaggctaAGCTAAGTTCGCCAGCTGCTGGTGGTAGCTTTATTATTCTCATCTAATCTCTGGAAAGAAAGTAAATAAGCTTACTTACAGAAGTGTCATTTTTTCCTTTACAACAAGGAGCAGAGATGGGAGAGACAAACCAACTTCCATTTCCAGTATTCAGGGATATGAAGTTTCTGTGTGCTGTCTTTTTTCCAGAACTCTCCTCTGTGTCGTGGTCCATTCCCTCCTGGTGTTGGTCCTGTCCTGTCTCAGATTCAACGGGCCCAGCTGCTTAACTCTCAGGTTTGTactacacacactcagacacaccgTCTTTTTAGATTGATGCAGATAACTCAGTGTTTCTTAGAAATGCATTACAACTTTGGTTATGCGTAAGTCAGTGagaataaaataactgtaatGGTTTCCTCTGAGTAATGTGGTTGCTACTAATGCTGACCAATagatcatattttttttagtcATCGCAGAATGTATATGTACATGCCCAATCAATACATCACAAAAGACTGCCAGAATAAGACGACAGACGgataagacatttttttttatatgcacACGCCATCAGGGTTGAAAACTAAAACCTGTCAAGCTCCAAATGCAATAGGTTTTTCCATGTGGCGAGACTGACAGGTAAATGATGGTGCCAAAATAGTCATGTAATGAAGAACTATGCTTAGCGTCTCCACCACATTGACACTCACACAGGAACAGTGACTTCATGATGCAACCCCACTATGTGGGCAGAACTTGTGTTTCAAGAAAATAGGGATACTGTCACAGCAGCACTAATACTTCAATAGGTTACTCCTGAATCACATGAATTTTTCTCTCACACTGGGTAATCATCCGTGTCTCTCCAGGTGGCTGGTTTTCCTCGCGGTGGTCCGGCGCCTCCTTTGTTACCAGGTGGTGGTGGTTTCCGGCCGTTCTTCGGAggccctcctcctccactgggTCACAGAATGGGCCTGCCGCCCCCTCATGGCCCCCCCAACCACACACCACCCATCCGGCACAACaccacccacctccacccccagcACCGCCGCATGCTCACCCAGCGGATGCAGAACCGGGGAGGGTAAGCAAGTGTTGATAGCTCACAAGCTCACACAGCACACATAACAAGCAGCATTATCTTAAACACGTCCTTGGGCAGGTTAAATAACAAAACATCAGAACAGATCAGAAAATGGCAGCTGTTGCTCTTCAGTTGCGCTCAAAAGCCTATTGGGTAGATGATGTCATCTTTGTGTCTTTACCTCCCTGTAGGGACCGTGGCAGGACTGGAGGAGACCGGCGCAGCAGGGACCCCTACAGTAACCTTATGACTCAGAAAGAGAAGGAATGGGTAACTAAGATCCAGatgatgcagctgcagagtACTGACCCTTACCTGGATGACTACTACTATCAGGTTGGTTCTTATATACTGTGGTTACCCTGCAATCATTCAGAGGGctcgaaatatctgtctcttttaaTGGTTGGCTTGTTTTGATTGGGTATCACTGACCTTAATCAGTTTAGAAAGGGATATACAAGTAATCAGAGCTGgagctaaaatattattttcatatttttctgattaattgtttaatccataaaatgtcagaaaatagtgaaaaatgagCAGCGTATTTTACTATAGATTGAGGTGACGTCTTCTAATTGTTTTTCACACTGtgtatatacatttatttatttatattttttggcTAACTGCCAGGATTGAGGATTTGATAATTTCCCACATTCCAGCCAGTAGTGTTGTATCAGAGACTTTTAGAGGATTTGCTTGGACCTTGATAGCCAAGAGGGTGTCTTTTGTAGTAAAATATCCTGCAAGTGTCTTTAACTATGACTTTTGGTGATCTAAGAGACACAACGCGCAATATGGTGAGGCAAAATGCCAAGCGTACAAAGCTCAATCCAAAATGAGAGTGcgtctggggttggctttcactttagCTGACGTTACTGTTCAAAATTCAGGCTGAATGTTTGTTGTAGAAAATTAAATTTGAAGACGTCACATCAGGCTATGGAAAATGTCACAAGacattattgtgtgtgtgtgttcagaacTACTACGAAAAGATGGAGAAGCgtcaggagagagagagagacagcagcaaGAAGGAGCACACCACCAAACTGATCACTCCACAGGTCGCCAAAGTTGAACACACCTACAGACCAGGTAAACATGACGCACCACAATATTATCTGCTCTCCATAGTTCATGatcgcacgcacacacacgatACTAGataaatctgtgtgtttgtctacaGTTCAATTTGCAGGCTCTCTGGGTAAGCTGACAGTCTCCAGCGTTAACAACCCCCGCAAGATGATCGATGCTGTGGTGACGACGCGCACAGATGACGAGGTCAGTTTCTATGATTCACTGTTTCTGTTCTTCTAAAGGCGTGCACATAATGTTCTGTTTTATAAGAAGATGTTTCCACAGCATTGTTTTCTGAAGCTTTAGTTTCCCATAAATCAAAGCAAAATCCTGCGCAGTATACCTTTAATCATTGTCCATTTGAAGTAAGTTTTCTGGTCAGTTTTGAATACCTCTTTATCAGTTTtccctttctgtctgtctgcctccaggagaaaagagagaagcagGTTTGGAATAAGAGGCGACAGATCCTCTACACTGTGGAGAAGGTAAGAAGAGGACAGCTGTTCATGTCGAGCAGGTGTTTAAACTGGACTGCTGGATCCTGAATATGTCTGTGTGACACTTTCCTCTGTCCTCCAGATGTACAGTTTGCTGCTGGAGGTTCAAGACTTTGAGAAGCGCTTTGTCCTGGCGCCAGAGGAGGACAGGGAGGCTCTTCTGGAGCAGCATAAAATCAACACGGTTCAGCTGTGCAACTCTCTGCGGGAGAAGGAGTGGGATGACAGGTAGGACACATTACCTTCAAGAGCTGCACTCTTGCAATCTTTATTCTAGAGATCATTAAATCACCTCAGATATGCCCAGTGCATTCACAAAttgtttttctcttcctcttgaTAAGAGTGAGTGATGAGCAGTGTGTGATGATCATGTCAGTGAGGAAGGGCAAGCGACTCATCTCCAGGCTGCTCCCCTTCCTGCCCTCAGCCCAGGCCGttgccgttgtcatggcgatttcCCGCAACCTTCCTGCCCTGGCCAAGAAGGACAAGCAGGACCAGGTAACCAATTCAGGATGCAACATTCAGTCTGATGAAATAAGACCTATTaatttatctgtcaccacttgaACGGACAGTACACCATTCAGGTCTGAATTTAATAGTTTCCCTACAGGTAAGACACATTAAATATTTGTCTTGTTCTGTAGTTTCTCAATTATTATCATTCACATCACTAAAAAATCTTCTGCACAATGAAACAGACCCAGTTTGATAAACTAAGAATGTTTGGGGCTTCATAGCTGCCTGCATGTTGTTCTCCAGCAACTGCCTTTcatcctctgtctctgccctcCTGCTCAGGTGCTGTGCTGGTTAGTTGAGCCAGTTTCTGCAGTGATCCAGGCGTTGTCGAGCTCCGCCCTCACAGACTTGCTCCAGGAGCTTCAGGGCAATGAGGGCCAACTGGCCACAGTACTGCA from Epinephelus fuscoguttatus linkage group LG3, E.fuscoguttatus.final_Chr_v1 includes:
- the patl1 gene encoding protein PAT1 homolog 1; the protein is MFRFQSLDEDCTLEEEDEGLVEEEDEIDQFNDDTFGAGAIDDDWQEEHKRLAELDERDGLGAGLGLGGGVMGGESDLGGAEDPSSTHVPSSVGHVPHPSSLPTLKFSLSSSRLPPSDVEDRGGGGDLAESLARLILEADPAIAGVGAAERPGPSPGSSGTSLSALQGLDRPRVLPQPSSIPHPTQPHQHPQHPQHQLPPGHSTSGLSPGPPPSSMLSYQQQQHLLRRGTAPMAQMNSHSIWENSMGFGPVSVTPGLVTHMEDSPLMSIIKEVGLPKRPPQGRNDEGRDLSERVPPPRSSSPVIGSPPVRAVPIGTPPKQPMSHALNHQIHHPTAVHVRAPVQHRYPPPFPERVSPNTLLNIANSPLCRGPFPPGVGPVLSQIQRAQLLNSQVAGFPRGGPAPPLLPGGGGFRPFFGGPPPPLGHRMGLPPPHGPPNHTPPIRHNTTHLHPQHRRMLTQRMQNRGGDRGRTGGDRRSRDPYSNLMTQKEKEWVTKIQMMQLQSTDPYLDDYYYQNYYEKMEKRQERERDSSKKEHTTKLITPQVAKVEHTYRPVQFAGSLGKLTVSSVNNPRKMIDAVVTTRTDDEEKREKQVWNKRRQILYTVEKMYSLLLEVQDFEKRFVLAPEEDREALLEQHKINTVQLCNSLREKEWDDRVSDEQCVMIMSVRKGKRLISRLLPFLPSAQAVAVVMAISRNLPALAKKDKQDQVLCWLVEPVSAVIQALSSSALTDLLQELQGNEGQLATVLHNKFGVTLLYLILSEGERMQSTDPNCQLMDDNRWTELVFSVTRELLSVPTSSLSPPLFTPPNLLSLFSRYVDRQRLELLQDKLQISALSR